A genomic region of Saccopteryx bilineata isolate mSacBil1 chromosome 1, mSacBil1_pri_phased_curated, whole genome shotgun sequence contains the following coding sequences:
- the LOC136329446 gene encoding keratin, type II cytoskeletal 6A: MSSKSTVRTQSTSHRGFSAGSARGPGVSRSGFSSVSVSRSRGSGGLGGMCGGAGFGSRSLYNLGGSKRISIGGGSCAVGGGYGGRVGGSFGFGGGAGSGFGFGGAAGSGFGFGGGAGLAGFPVCPPGGIQEVTVNQSLLTPLNLQIDPAIQRVRTEEREQIKTLNNKFASFIDKVRFLEQQNKVLDTKWTLLQEQGTKTVRQNLEPLFEQYINNLRRQLDSIVGERGRLDSELRGMQDMVEDFKSKYEDEINKRTTAENEFVTLKKDVDAAYMNKVELQAKVDGLMDEINFTRAFYDAELAQMQTHISDTSVVLSMDNNRDLDLNSIIAEVKAQYEDIAQRSRAEAESWYQTKYEELQVTAGRHGDDLRNTKQEIAEINRMIQRLRSEIDHVKKQCANLQAAIADAEQRGELALKDAKTKLTELEDALQKAKQDMARLLKEYQELMNVKLALDVEIATYRKLLEGEECRLSGEGVGPVNISVVQSTVSGGYGSGSGAGSGFGLGGGSSYSYGSSGLGGGFSSGSGRGLAGGLSSGGTSSTIKYTTTSTSSRKSYKH, encoded by the exons ATGTCTAGCAAATCCACCGTGAGGACCCAAAGCACCAGCCACCGTGGCTTCAGTGCCGGCTCAGCCAGAGGACCCGGGGTCAGCCGCTCTGGCTTCAGCAGTGTCTCTGTGTCCCGCTCCAGAGGCAGTGGTGGCCTTGGTGGAATGTGTGGAGGAGCTGGCTTTGGCAGCCGCAGCCTCTATAACCTGGGAGGCTCCAAGAGGATCTCCATTGGAGGCGGCAGCTGTGCCGTCGGTGGCGGATATGGTGGCAGAGTTGGAGGCAGCTTTGGCTTTGGAGGTGGAGCCGGGAGCGGATTTGGTTTTGGTGGTGCAGCTGGTAGTGGCTTTGGGTTTGGTGGTGGAGCTGGTCTTGCTggcttccctgtctgtccccctggaGGCATCCAAGAGGTCACAGTCAACCAGAGTCTCCTCACCCCTCTGAACCTGCAAATCGACCCCGCCATCCAGCGGGTGAGAACTGAGGAGCGGGAGCAGATCAAGACCCTCAACAACAAGTTCGCCTCCTTCATCGACAAG GTGCGCTTCCTGGAGCAGCAGAACAAGGTCCTGGACACCAAGTGGACCCTGCTGCAGGAGCAGGGCACCAAGACCGTGAGGCAGAACCTGGAGCCTTTGTTCGAGCAGTACATCAACAACCTCAGGAGACAGCTGGACAGTATCGTTGGGGAGAGAGGCCGCCTGGACTCGGAGCTCAGGGGCATGCAGGACATGGTGGAGGACTTCAAGAGCAA ATATGAAGATGAAATCAATAAGCGCACCACAGCAGAGAATGAATTTGTGACTCTGAAGAAG GATGTGGATGCTGCCTACATGAATAAGGTTGAACTACAGGCCAAGGTAGATGGTCTCATGGATGAAATCAACTTCACGAGAGCCTTCTATGACGCA GAACTGGCTCAGATGCAAACCCACATCTCAGACACTTCTGTGGTCCTGTCGATGGACAACAACCGTGACCTAGACCTGAACAGCATCATCGCTGAGGTGAAAGCCCAATATGAGGACATCGCTCAAAGGAGCCGGGCTGAGGCTGAGTCCTGGTACCAGACCAAG TACGAGGAGCTGCAGGTCACAGCTGGCAGACACGGGGACGACCTTCGCAACACCAAACAGGAGATCGCTGAGATCAACCGCATGATCCAGAGGCTGAGATCTGAGATCGACCATGTCAAGAAACAG TGCGCCAACTTGCAGGCCGCCATCGCTGATGCTGAGCAGCGTGGGGAGCTGGCCCTGAAGGACGCCAAGACTAAGCTGACCGAGCTGGAGGACGCCCTGCAGAAGGCCAAGCAGGACATGGCCCGGCTCCTGAAGGAGTACCAGGAGCTGATGAACGTCAAGCTGGCCCTGGACGTGGAGATCGCCACCTACAGGAAGCTGCTGGAAGGCGAGGAGTGCAG GCTGAGCGGGGAAGGCGTTGGACCTGTCAACATCT ctgtGGTGCAGTCCACCGTCTCCGGTGGTTATGGTAGCGGCAGCGGTGCGGGCAGCGGCTTCGGACTGGGCGGAGGCAGCAGCTACTCGTACGGCAGCAGTGGCCTTGGAGGAGGCTTCAGTTCTGGCAGTGGCAGAGGCTTGGCCGGTGGCCTCAGCTCTGGGGGCACAAGTTCCACCATCAAATACACAACCACCTCGACCTCCAGCAGGAAGAGCTACAAGCACTGA
- the KRT5 gene encoding keratin, type II cytoskeletal 5 has translation MSRQSSVSFRSGGSRSFSAASAVTPSVSRTSFTSVSRSGGGGGGGFGRISLGGAGGAGGYGSRSLYNLGGSKRISMSTIGGGFRNRFGAGAGGGYGFGGGAGSGFGLGGGAGGGGFGLGGGTGFGLGGGSGFGGGFGGPGFPVCPPGGIQEVTVNQSLLTPLNLQIDPAIQRVRTEEREQIKTLNNKFASFIDKVRFLEQQNKVLDTKWTLLQEQGTKTVRQNLEPLFEQYINNLRRQLDSVLGERGRLDSELRNMQDLVEDFKNKYEDEINKRTTAENEFVMLKKDVDAAYMNKVELEAKVDALMDEINFLKMFFEAELAQMHTHVSDTSVVLSMDNNRSLDLDSIIAEVKAQYEDIANRSRTEAESWYQTKYEELQQTAGRHGDDLRSTKQEISEMNRMIQRLRAEIDNVKKQCANLQNAIAEAEQRGELALKDARNKLAELEDALQKAKQDMARLLREYQELMNTKLALDVEIATYRKLLEGEECRLSGEGVGPVNISVVTSNVSSGYGGGSGFGGGFGGGLSSGLGGGLGGGVGGGGSSSYYSSSGGGVGLGSGLGVGGSGFSSSSGRALGVGFGSGSGGGSSSSVKYVSTTSSSRRSFKS, from the exons ATGTCTCGCCAGTCGAGTGTGTCCTTCCGGAGCGGGGGAAGCCGTAGCTTCAGCGCCGCCTCTGCTGTCACTCCGTCTGTCTCCCGCACCAGCTTTACCTCTGTGTCCCGATccggagggggtggtggtggcggcTTCGGCAGGATCAGCCTTGGGGGTGCTGGTGGAGCAGGCGGCTATGGCAGCCGGAGCCTCTACAACCTGGGTGGCTCCAAGAGAATCTCCATGAGCACTATTGGCGGTGGCTTTAGAAATCGATTTGGTGCTGGTGCTGGAGGTGGCTATGGCTTTGGAGGTGGAGCCGGGAGCGGATTTGGTTTAGGTGGTGGAGCTGGTGGTGGTGGCTTTGGGCTTGGTGGAGGCACTGGCTTTGGGCTTGGTGGAGGCAGTGGCTTTGGAGGTGGctttggtggccctggcttccctgtctgtccccctggaGGCATCCAAGAGGTCACAGTCAACCAGAGTCTCCTCACCCCTCTGAACCTGCAAATCGACCCCGCCATCCAGAGGGTGAGAACTGAGGAGCGGGAGCAGATCAAGACCCTCAACAACAAGTTCGCTTCCTTCATCGACAAG GTACGCTTCCTGGAGCAGCAGAACAAGGTCCTGGACACCAAGTGGACCCTGCTGCAGGAGCAGGGCACCAAGACCGTGAGGCAGAACCTGGAGCCTTTGTTCGAGCAGTACATCAACAACCTCAGGAGACAGCTGGACAGCGTGCTGGGGGAAAGAGGCCGCCTGGACTCGGAGCTCAGGAACATGCAGGACCTGGTGGAGGACTTCAAGAACAA GTATGAAGATGAAATCAACAAGCGTACCACTGCTGAGAATGAGTTCGTGATGCTGAAAAAG GATGTGGACGCTGCCTACATGAATAAGGTGGAGTTAGAGGCCAAGGTTGATGCACTGATGGATGAGATCAACTTCTTGAAGATGTTCTTTGAGGCG GAGCTGGCCCAGATGCACACACACGTCTCAGACACGTCCGTGGTCTTGTCCATGGACAACAACCGTAGCCTGGACCTGGACAGCATCATTGCCGAGGTCAAGGCCCAGTATGAGGACATCGCCAACCGCAGCCGGACAGAAGCTGAGTCCTGGTACCAGACCAAG TACGAGGAGCTGCAGCAGACAGCTGGCAGACATGGGGACGACCTCCGCAGCACCAAACAGGAGATCTCCGAGATGAACCGCATGATCCAGAGGCTGCGAGCAGAGATCGATAATGTCAAGAAACAG TGCGCCAACCTGCAGAATGCCATCGCTGAGGCTGAGCAGCGTGGAGAGCTGGCCCTCAAGGATGCCAGGAACAAGTTGGCTGAACTGGAGGACGCCCTGCAGAAGGCCAAGCAGGACATGGCCCGGCTGCTGCGTGAGTACCAGGAGCTGATGAACACTAAGCTGGCCCTGGACGTGGAGATCGCCACCTACCGCAAGCTGCTGGAGGGCGAGGAGTGCAG ACTGAGTGGAGAAGGAGTTGGGCCAGTCAACATCT CTGTTGTCACGAGCAATGTCTCCTCTGGCTACGGAGGTGGCAGTGGTTTTGGCGGTGGTTTTGGCGGTGGCCTCAGCAGCGGTCTGGGTGGTGGCCTCGGCGGTGGTGTTGGAGGAGGTGGCAGCAGCAGCTACTACTCCAGCAGCGGTGGGGGTGTCGGCCTAGGCAGTGGGCTCGGTGTGGGTGGCTCTGGCTTCAGTTCAAGCAGTGGccgagccctgggagtgggcttTGGAAGCGGCAGTGGAGGGGGCAGCAGCTCCAGCGTCAAGTATGtgtccaccacctcctcctcccgaAGAAGCTTCAAGAGCTAA